A stretch of the Halomonas sp. CH40 genome encodes the following:
- a CDS encoding sigma-54 dependent transcriptional regulator, with amino-acid sequence MHDPSTLPVMVIDDEEHLRITASQTLELGGYTPHCFESAEQALDALTPNFPGVIVSDIRMPGMDGMTLLRTLRERDPTLPIILITGHGDISTAVEAMRAGAWDFLEKPFAGDQLLDVVRRGIEKRQLSLENDRLKAELEAQQAALGPRLVGRTETISRLAAMIQRISQVETDVLLFGETGTGKDLVARAIHERSRRRHHPFMAINCGAVPENTIESELFGHEKGAFTGAVERRIGKFEHANGGTVFLDEIESMPLALQVKLLRVLQERSIERLGANDVIKLDIRVIAATKVDLKAASEAGRFREDLYYRLNVVTLPLPALRERREDIPLLFQHFAVIAANRSGLEAPPLDSHAIAALLAHDWPGNVRELRNLAERYVLLGAAFDYRLAALLEGDNTETQTTSLTRQVELFEKSLISQSLARHHGRVTQVCEHLCLPRKTLYDKLKKHALQAEDYRHKSDP; translated from the coding sequence ATGCATGACCCGTCGACACTGCCCGTCATGGTGATCGACGACGAAGAGCACTTGCGCATCACCGCCAGCCAGACCCTTGAACTGGGCGGTTATACGCCACACTGCTTTGAGTCTGCCGAACAGGCACTCGATGCCCTGACGCCCAACTTTCCAGGCGTAATCGTCAGTGATATCCGCATGCCGGGCATGGATGGCATGACGTTGCTGCGCACCCTGCGCGAACGCGACCCGACGCTGCCGATTATTCTGATTACCGGCCACGGCGATATCTCCACCGCTGTTGAAGCCATGCGCGCCGGCGCCTGGGATTTTCTGGAGAAACCGTTTGCGGGTGATCAACTGCTTGATGTGGTGCGACGAGGTATTGAGAAGCGCCAGCTCAGCCTGGAGAATGATCGCCTCAAGGCCGAACTGGAAGCTCAGCAAGCAGCACTTGGGCCGCGCCTTGTCGGGCGCACCGAAACCATTTCGCGTCTTGCGGCCATGATCCAGCGCATCAGCCAGGTTGAGACGGATGTATTGCTGTTTGGGGAAACCGGCACGGGCAAGGATCTGGTCGCGCGGGCCATTCATGAGCGCAGCCGTCGACGTCATCACCCTTTCATGGCAATCAATTGTGGTGCAGTGCCTGAAAACACTATTGAGTCAGAACTTTTTGGCCACGAGAAAGGGGCCTTCACCGGCGCGGTTGAACGCCGTATTGGCAAGTTTGAGCACGCTAATGGCGGCACTGTCTTTCTTGATGAAATTGAATCCATGCCTCTGGCGCTGCAGGTCAAGCTGTTGCGCGTGCTTCAGGAGCGCAGCATTGAACGCCTCGGTGCCAATGATGTGATCAAACTGGATATTCGTGTTATTGCCGCCACCAAGGTTGACCTTAAAGCCGCCTCAGAAGCCGGCCGCTTCCGTGAAGACCTTTACTACCGGTTGAACGTTGTTACTTTGCCACTGCCTGCCCTGCGCGAACGACGTGAGGATATTCCGCTATTGTTCCAGCATTTTGCTGTCATCGCGGCTAACCGCAGCGGGCTGGAAGCCCCCCCGCTTGACAGTCACGCCATTGCCGCCTTGCTGGCTCACGACTGGCCTGGCAATGTACGCGAACTGCGCAATCTGGCCGAACGCTATGTCCTGCTAGGGGCGGCGTTTGACTATCGCCTGGCGGCTCTGCTGGAAGGCGATAACACAGAAACCCAGACAACCTCACTGACGCGCCAGGTAGAGCTGTTCGAAAAAAGCCTGATCAGCCAGTCGCTGGCGCGTCATCATGGGCGGGTGACCCAAGTCTGCGAGCATCTATGCCTGCCGCGCAAGACGCTTTACGACAAGCTCAAAAAGCATGCGTTACAAGCAGAAGATTACCGCCACAAAAGTGACCCCTGA
- a CDS encoding ATP-binding protein: MIKKAQRPPLRWRWFALTLVSLGLLLCIWQASQIAREQALENLREDAENELRLSAAHLNGYLLRYDYLPQMLATREGVQRFLASPDNQDPMPLNLLLDRFRFTAGVSDVYLLDERGDTIAASNWHRPNTFIGQNYAFRSYYRDAIAGGQGRFYGLGVQSRERGYYFSSPVYLEDTSPDARPDGVMVIKVLLDDVEQSWAEQEATLFVTDSDDIIFMASKPELRMNALYPLSDQQREMLRNTRRYAVEPLNASGIVIEETHSADAHIVSFSRGVLEDERFLRLTRPIAEFEWDIHILKPLDTVTSAQWLAALMAGGLYGVVALGGGIGWQRLRLRRERETFAERERLTLARVRDELEESVERRTRDLVASNQRLSAEIEERRRAEENLRQTQDELIQAAKLAVLGQLAAGINHELNQPLAAIRAYAENARRFLALSRLNQTDANLEQIVELTHRMADISAQLRQFSRKSSERQENIAVQSCIEYALRLFHSRLRDSQVKVEQQLPVATLWVKGDLVRLEQVIVNLISNALQAMTDSSAPRLIVRVEADETNVHIHIIDNGPGIDSAHINQIFAPFFTTKAPGNGLGLGLSISSRIMEDLGGQLKACNHPTGGAQFSIILPLAMAPDTSMEHLSHA, from the coding sequence ATGATTAAAAAAGCTCAGCGGCCTCCATTACGTTGGCGATGGTTTGCTCTGACGCTGGTCTCTCTCGGCCTTTTATTGTGCATCTGGCAAGCCTCCCAGATCGCCCGCGAACAGGCGTTGGAAAACTTACGCGAAGATGCCGAGAACGAGTTGCGCCTGTCAGCCGCTCACCTGAACGGCTATTTACTGCGTTACGACTACCTGCCGCAAATGCTCGCCACTCGCGAAGGCGTCCAGCGATTTCTTGCCTCACCGGATAATCAGGACCCGATGCCACTCAATCTGCTACTTGACCGTTTTCGCTTCACCGCAGGGGTTTCCGATGTTTATCTGCTTGATGAACGAGGCGATACCATTGCCGCTAGCAACTGGCACCGCCCCAATACCTTTATCGGCCAGAACTACGCGTTTCGCAGTTATTACCGTGATGCCATTGCCGGTGGCCAAGGGCGCTTTTATGGGCTAGGCGTACAATCACGCGAACGTGGCTACTATTTTTCATCTCCGGTTTATCTGGAAGATACGTCTCCTGATGCTCGCCCAGATGGTGTCATGGTCATCAAGGTGCTACTCGATGACGTTGAACAAAGCTGGGCCGAGCAGGAAGCAACGCTATTTGTCACTGATAGTGATGACATCATCTTCATGGCCAGCAAGCCTGAATTACGCATGAATGCACTTTACCCACTTTCTGACCAACAGCGCGAAATGCTGCGCAACACTCGACGCTATGCGGTCGAGCCGTTAAATGCATCAGGCATCGTCATAGAAGAAACTCACTCGGCAGATGCCCATATCGTCAGCTTTTCACGCGGCGTGTTAGAGGATGAACGCTTTTTACGCCTGACCCGCCCGATAGCAGAGTTTGAATGGGACATTCATATCCTCAAACCACTAGACACTGTCACCAGCGCACAGTGGCTGGCAGCCCTGATGGCCGGTGGTCTTTATGGTGTTGTTGCCCTCGGCGGCGGGATAGGCTGGCAGCGCTTGCGTTTGCGCCGCGAACGCGAAACCTTTGCTGAGCGGGAAAGGCTCACCCTGGCGCGGGTTCGCGACGAGCTTGAAGAAAGTGTTGAGCGGCGAACCCGGGACCTGGTGGCAAGCAACCAGCGCCTTTCAGCTGAAATTGAGGAGCGCCGCCGCGCCGAGGAAAATCTGCGCCAGACCCAGGACGAGCTGATCCAGGCGGCCAAACTTGCCGTGTTAGGCCAGCTGGCGGCTGGCATCAATCACGAACTCAACCAACCCTTGGCGGCCATTCGTGCCTATGCTGAAAATGCCCGGCGCTTTCTGGCTCTGTCACGGCTTAACCAGACAGACGCCAACCTGGAACAGATTGTCGAACTGACTCATCGCATGGCGGATATCAGCGCCCAGCTTCGTCAGTTTTCGCGCAAAAGCAGCGAGCGTCAGGAAAATATCGCCGTACAGTCGTGCATAGAATATGCCTTGCGCCTGTTTCATAGCCGTCTACGTGACAGTCAGGTTAAGGTTGAGCAGCAATTACCTGTGGCGACTCTATGGGTCAAAGGTGATCTGGTACGTCTTGAACAAGTGATCGTCAACCTGATCAGCAATGCCTTACAGGCCATGACAGATAGCTCTGCCCCACGCCTTATCGTGCGCGTGGAAGCAGATGAGACAAATGTGCATATTCATATTATTGATAATGGGCCGGGTATCGACAGCGCCCATATCAACCAGATCTTCGCGCCTTTTTTTACCACCAAGGCACCCGGCAACGGCTTGGGACTGGGGCTTTCCATTTCATCACGTATCATGGAGGATCTGGGTGGCCAGCTGAAGGCCTGCAACCACCCCACGGGCGGTGCTCAGTTCAGTATTATTCTCCCCCTTGCCATGGCCCCGGACACCTCAATGGAGCATCTCTCTCATGCATGA
- a CDS encoding GntR family transcriptional regulator has product MSYTPLRQPRLADVITERLEAMMLEGSLKPGQRLPPERELAQQFGVSRPSLREAIQKLAARGLLVSRQGGGNFVNDDLNSGYTDPLLEMLTRHEEFHLDLLEFRDAMEGISAYYAALRSTPADKAILIQRFEELNNGFAGKDPAAEAKLDAAFHLSIAEAAHNVLLLHTIRGIFHLLEQSIVDNLAFLFAKPDSRSQLMKQHRALLDAILDGRAEDARSRAHEHLVFVEEGLMEMARAETRAQRALRRAQGGVTSA; this is encoded by the coding sequence ATGTCCTATACACCTCTTCGTCAACCTAGATTGGCCGACGTGATTACTGAACGCCTTGAAGCGATGATGCTTGAAGGCAGCCTTAAGCCTGGGCAACGCTTGCCACCTGAGCGCGAACTGGCCCAGCAGTTCGGAGTTTCACGCCCCTCGCTGCGCGAAGCCATTCAAAAACTGGCCGCCAGAGGGTTGCTGGTCAGCCGCCAGGGCGGGGGCAATTTCGTCAACGACGATCTTAATAGTGGCTACACAGACCCTTTGCTGGAAATGCTGACGCGGCACGAAGAGTTTCACCTTGACCTGCTTGAGTTTCGCGATGCAATGGAAGGGATCTCGGCCTATTATGCCGCTCTGCGTTCAACCCCTGCCGATAAGGCTATTCTGATTCAGCGCTTTGAAGAGCTCAACAATGGCTTTGCTGGCAAGGATCCTGCCGCAGAAGCCAAACTTGATGCTGCCTTTCACCTTTCCATTGCTGAAGCAGCACATAACGTACTGTTGCTTCACACCATACGCGGCATCTTTCACCTACTGGAACAGAGCATTGTCGATAACCTGGCCTTTCTTTTTGCCAAACCCGATTCTCGCAGCCAATTAATGAAGCAACATCGCGCCTTGTTGGATGCCATCCTTGATGGGCGCGCCGAAGACGCCCGTAGCCGTGCACATGAGCATCTGGTGTTTGTAGAAGAAGGCTTGATGGAAATGGCCCGCGCTGAAACCCGTGCGCAGCGTGCCTTACGCAGAGCACAAGGAGGTGTGACCAGCGCATGA